A window of Vescimonas fastidiosa contains these coding sequences:
- a CDS encoding ABC transporter substrate-binding protein — MKIKRLLSLLLALGMLLSLLGCSGTDANADSNEIYNELADYYKQKEKNKSTTISSFSLPYLQGLTLDPVTCADGTQQDIGQLLYEGLVRLSLTLEPEPVLAESWSYDAASYTWTISLRSGVTFSDGSAFTASDAVATLRRAQSSARYAGRLSQVSSISASGSQTLTIRLSRPNSSFLSLLDIPIVKSGTEGQLVPTGTGRYTYVAASGSEGAYLTANTAWWQQQKLPMDRVNLYTCKNSDTVSYAFYAREVQLLRCDLSNTASTGTVSSADFTDADTTVLHYLGFNTTRAPFNNADLRRAVSLGIDRAGCVSSFLMGHGTVTQLPVNPASPLYPKSLDTVYSPDSFTSAVTAAGFGSGSEPVSVTLLVNSENAHKQSAAAKIAAALSTSALRVTVEAVPWSDFVSRLKSGRFDLYYGEYKMTADWDLTDLLSTSGANNYGRFNDADFAALLTAERSATGDGHTDASTKLYEAFCRQTPIAPICFARSSILTTSGAIEGLTPSLTDPFYNLQDWTIHFS; from the coding sequence ATGAAGATAAAACGCCTGCTTTCCCTGCTGCTGGCTCTGGGTATGCTGCTGTCCCTGCTGGGGTGCAGCGGAACCGACGCCAATGCCGATTCCAACGAAATTTATAACGAGCTTGCCGACTACTATAAGCAAAAGGAGAAGAATAAAAGCACCACCATCTCCTCCTTTTCCCTGCCCTATCTCCAGGGCCTGACCCTGGACCCCGTCACCTGCGCGGACGGTACCCAGCAGGACATCGGCCAGCTTCTCTACGAGGGTCTGGTGCGCCTGAGCCTGACCCTGGAGCCGGAGCCGGTTCTGGCCGAGTCCTGGAGCTATGACGCCGCCAGCTATACCTGGACCATTTCCCTGCGCAGCGGTGTCACCTTTTCCGACGGGTCGGCCTTCACCGCCTCGGATGCGGTGGCCACTCTGCGCCGGGCCCAGTCCTCGGCCCGGTACGCCGGACGGCTGAGCCAGGTCTCCTCCATTTCCGCCAGCGGCTCTCAGACCCTTACCATCCGTCTCAGCCGCCCCAATTCCTCCTTCCTCTCCCTGCTGGATATTCCCATTGTAAAGTCCGGCACCGAGGGACAGCTGGTGCCCACCGGCACCGGGCGCTACACCTATGTGGCCGCCTCCGGCTCTGAGGGAGCGTATCTCACCGCAAACACCGCCTGGTGGCAGCAGCAGAAGCTCCCCATGGACCGGGTCAATCTCTACACCTGCAAAAACAGCGACACCGTTTCCTACGCCTTTTACGCCCGGGAGGTGCAGCTGCTGCGCTGCGACCTGTCCAATACCGCCTCCACCGGCACCGTGTCCTCCGCTGACTTCACCGATGCGGACACCACCGTTCTGCACTACCTGGGCTTCAATACCACCCGCGCCCCCTTCAACAATGCCGACCTGCGCCGGGCCGTGAGCCTGGGTATCGACCGCGCCGGCTGCGTCAGCTCCTTCCTCATGGGCCACGGCACGGTGACCCAGCTCCCGGTGAACCCCGCCTCCCCCCTCTATCCCAAGAGTCTGGACACTGTCTATTCCCCGGATAGCTTCACCTCTGCCGTCACCGCCGCCGGCTTCGGCAGCGGCTCGGAGCCCGTGTCCGTGACCCTGCTGGTGAATTCCGAGAACGCCCATAAGCAGAGCGCCGCCGCGAAAATCGCCGCCGCCCTCAGCACCTCCGCCCTGCGTGTTACCGTGGAGGCTGTGCCCTGGAGCGACTTTGTCTCCCGGCTGAAAAGCGGTCGCTTCGATCTCTACTACGGCGAGTATAAAATGACCGCCGACTGGGACCTGACGGACCTGCTCTCGACCTCCGGCGCCAACAACTACGGCCGCTTTAACGACGCCGATTTCGCCGCCCTGCTCACTGCCGAGCGCAGCGCCACAGGCGACGGGCACACCGACGCTTCGACCAAGCTGTACGAGGCCTTCTGCCGGCAGACGCCCATCGCGCCCATCTGCTTCGCCCGCAGCTCCATTCTCACCACCTCCGGAGCCATAGAGGGGCTCACCCCCTCCCTCACCGATCCGTTTTACAATCTGCAGGATTGGACCATCCATTTTTCCTGA
- the pgeF gene encoding peptidoglycan editing factor PgeF: MSFLTHQNNDLLWLSSSLLDGAPVRHGFSTRLGGVSPAPWDSLNLGISRGDSDENVRENYRRFCAAVGVTVESTVFTQQTHSENIRLVTAQDAGKGLLRPRDYTEVDALITDTPGLSLVVFSADCGTILLYDPVHRAIGAVHAGWRGVAAGLVAKTALKMHDTFGTEPGDLLCALGPAIGPCCFETDDDVPAAMHDALGAQADPFLTRRGAKWHIDLKAINAHWLKSLGVRHIDICSHCTACRQDLYWSHRKVGNARGAQIALLALEDPL; encoded by the coding sequence ATGTCCTTTCTCACCCATCAAAATAACGACCTGCTGTGGCTGTCCAGCTCTCTGCTGGACGGTGCGCCGGTGCGTCACGGCTTCTCCACCCGGTTAGGCGGCGTCAGCCCCGCCCCCTGGGACAGTCTGAACTTGGGCATCAGCCGGGGCGACAGCGACGAAAATGTGCGGGAGAACTATCGCCGGTTCTGCGCCGCTGTGGGGGTGACGGTAGAGAGCACTGTTTTCACCCAGCAGACCCACTCGGAAAACATCCGTCTTGTCACGGCGCAGGACGCCGGAAAGGGCTTGCTCCGCCCTCGGGACTACACGGAGGTGGACGCCCTCATCACCGACACCCCCGGCCTTTCCCTGGTGGTCTTTTCCGCCGACTGCGGCACCATCCTGCTCTATGACCCGGTGCATCGGGCTATTGGGGCCGTCCACGCAGGCTGGCGGGGCGTGGCAGCAGGCTTGGTCGCCAAAACTGCCTTGAAAATGCACGATACCTTCGGCACGGAGCCGGGAGACCTGCTCTGTGCCTTGGGCCCGGCCATCGGCCCGTGCTGCTTTGAAACGGACGACGATGTTCCCGCCGCCATGCACGACGCCCTGGGCGCCCAGGCCGATCCCTTCCTGACCCGCCGGGGTGCCAAGTGGCACATTGACCTCAAGGCTATCAACGCCCACTGGCTGAAGAGCCTGGGCGTGCGTCACATTGACATTTGCTCCCACTGCACCGCCTGCCGCCAAGACCTGTACTGGTCCCACCGCAAGGTGGGCAATGCCCGGGGCGCGCAGATCGCCCTGCTGGCGCTGGAGGACCCGCTATGA
- a CDS encoding SEC-C metal-binding domain-containing protein, translating to MRTAADGTRKNSISPIPCHCEASAHTGCGNPYPCGSGKKYKNCCGRNA from the coding sequence ATAAGAACTGCTGCGGACGGAACGCGTAAAAATTCCATCTCGCCTATACCCTGTCATTGCGAAGCCAGTGCGCACACTGGCTGTGGCAATCCGTACCCCTGCGGCAGCGGCAAGAAGTATAAGAACTGCTGCGGCAGAAATGCATAA
- the secA gene encoding preprotein translocase subunit SecA, whose translation MGLLTKIFGTYSDHELKKIYPIADKIEALEEEYKALTDAQLQAKTAEFKERLQNGETTDDILPEAFATVREAADRVLGLRPYRVQLIGGIVLHQGRIAEMKTGEGKTLVATLPAYLNALTGQGVHIVTVNDYLAKRDSEWMGKVHRFLGLSVGLIIHDLTKAQRQAAYAADITYGTNNEMGFDYLRDNMALYASEQVQRGHHFAIVDEVDSILIDEARTPLIISGMGEKSTQLYDQAEQFAARLKKYVVTETDDKAEEDPAIDADYVVDEKAKTATLTARGIAKAEEFFGLENLSDPENSTIAHHINQAIKAHGTMKRDVDYVVKDGEIIIVDEFTGRLMFGRRYSEGLHQAIEAKEHVSVQRESKTLATITFQNYFRLYNKLSGMTGTALTEEEEFSTIYKLDIVEIPTNRPVIRIDNEDSVYKTENGKYRAVIRQIKACHEKGQPVLVGTVSIEKNELLGKLLTREGIKHNLLNAKNHEKEAEIVAQAGKFGAVTVATNMAGRGTDIMLGGNAEYLAKTDLRKAGMSDELIAEATGYAETEDEEILNARKLFAEKLRQHKEEIAGEADRVRQAGGLFIIGTERHDSRRIDNQLRGRAGRQGDPGETRFYISLEDDLMRLFGGERVTNMMERLNIDEDTPIEQKFLTRAIEQAQTTVESRNFQARKSVLEYDDVMNKQREIIYDQRKQVLDGLDVKNIIMNMMNTSISHLVAEHFAGNDHLDAASCRELLRQVEGLYFPKFTVRFTEEELKEKTAADVTEAFTAAAAAYYEQKEQAFTSPVMREVERVVLLRVVDEYWMDHIDAMADLRQGIRLRAYAQTDPIIAYKKESLDMFEEMISAIQSETVRRLYSVRIKKDEEIKRERVAKATGESVGGDGTVKKQPRRVQKIGRNDPCPCGSGKKYKNCCGRNA comes from the coding sequence ATGGGCCTGCTTACCAAGATTTTCGGTACATACAGCGACCACGAGCTGAAAAAAATCTATCCCATTGCCGACAAGATCGAGGCACTGGAGGAGGAGTATAAAGCCCTCACCGATGCCCAGCTTCAGGCAAAGACCGCCGAGTTTAAGGAGCGGCTGCAAAACGGGGAGACCACCGACGACATTCTCCCCGAGGCCTTCGCCACCGTCCGGGAGGCAGCGGACCGGGTGCTGGGGCTGCGTCCCTACCGGGTGCAGCTTATCGGCGGCATTGTGCTGCATCAGGGCCGCATCGCCGAGATGAAGACCGGCGAAGGTAAAACCCTGGTGGCCACCCTCCCCGCCTACCTCAACGCCCTTACCGGCCAGGGGGTACACATCGTCACCGTCAACGACTATCTGGCCAAGCGTGACTCGGAGTGGATGGGCAAGGTCCACCGCTTCCTGGGTCTTTCCGTGGGCCTTATCATCCACGACCTGACCAAGGCCCAGCGCCAGGCCGCCTACGCCGCCGACATCACCTACGGCACCAACAACGAGATGGGTTTTGACTATCTGCGTGACAATATGGCCCTCTACGCCAGCGAGCAGGTCCAGCGGGGCCACCACTTCGCCATCGTGGACGAGGTGGACTCCATCCTCATCGATGAAGCCCGTACCCCCCTTATTATTTCCGGCATGGGGGAAAAGTCCACCCAGCTCTATGACCAGGCTGAGCAGTTTGCCGCCCGCCTCAAGAAATATGTGGTCACCGAGACCGACGACAAGGCCGAGGAGGACCCTGCCATCGACGCGGACTATGTGGTTGATGAAAAGGCCAAAACCGCCACCCTCACCGCCCGGGGCATCGCCAAGGCCGAGGAATTCTTCGGCCTGGAGAACCTCTCCGACCCCGAAAACAGCACCATTGCCCACCACATCAATCAGGCCATCAAGGCCCACGGCACCATGAAGCGGGATGTGGACTATGTGGTCAAGGACGGGGAAATCATCATCGTGGACGAGTTCACGGGCCGCCTGATGTTTGGCCGCCGCTACTCCGAGGGTCTGCACCAGGCCATTGAGGCCAAGGAGCATGTGTCCGTCCAGCGGGAGAGCAAGACCCTGGCCACCATCACCTTCCAGAACTATTTCCGCCTGTATAACAAGCTCTCCGGCATGACCGGTACGGCCCTGACGGAGGAGGAGGAATTCTCCACCATCTACAAGCTGGACATCGTGGAGATCCCCACCAACCGCCCCGTTATCCGTATCGATAATGAGGACTCGGTGTATAAGACCGAAAACGGCAAGTATCGGGCCGTGATCCGGCAGATCAAGGCGTGCCACGAGAAGGGGCAGCCGGTGCTGGTGGGTACGGTTTCCATCGAGAAAAACGAACTGCTGGGCAAGCTCCTGACCCGGGAGGGCATCAAGCACAATCTTTTGAACGCCAAGAACCACGAGAAGGAAGCGGAGATCGTGGCCCAGGCCGGTAAATTCGGCGCCGTCACCGTGGCCACCAACATGGCAGGCCGTGGTACGGATATTATGCTGGGCGGTAACGCCGAGTACCTGGCCAAGACGGACCTGCGCAAGGCGGGTATGTCCGATGAGCTCATCGCCGAGGCCACCGGCTACGCCGAGACCGAGGACGAGGAAATTCTCAATGCCCGGAAGCTCTTTGCCGAGAAGCTCCGCCAGCACAAGGAGGAGATCGCGGGCGAAGCGGACCGGGTGCGCCAGGCCGGCGGCCTGTTCATCATCGGCACCGAGCGCCACGACTCCCGCCGTATCGACAATCAGCTCCGTGGCCGTGCAGGCCGTCAGGGGGACCCCGGCGAGACCCGGTTTTACATCTCCCTGGAGGATGACCTCATGCGTCTGTTTGGCGGCGAGCGGGTCACCAACATGATGGAGCGGCTGAATATTGACGAGGATACCCCCATCGAGCAGAAGTTCCTCACCCGGGCCATCGAGCAGGCTCAGACCACCGTGGAGTCCCGGAACTTCCAGGCCCGTAAGTCCGTGCTGGAATACGACGATGTGATGAATAAGCAGCGGGAGATCATCTATGACCAGCGCAAGCAGGTGCTGGACGGCCTGGATGTGAAGAACATCATCATGAACATGATGAATACCTCCATCTCCCACCTGGTGGCGGAGCATTTCGCCGGAAACGACCATCTGGATGCCGCCTCCTGCCGGGAGCTGCTGCGTCAGGTAGAGGGCCTGTACTTCCCCAAGTTCACCGTCCGCTTTACCGAAGAGGAGCTGAAGGAAAAGACCGCCGCCGATGTCACCGAGGCCTTTACCGCCGCGGCCGCCGCCTACTACGAGCAGAAGGAGCAGGCGTTCACCTCCCCCGTCATGCGCGAGGTGGAGCGTGTGGTGCTGCTGCGGGTGGTGGATGAATACTGGATGGACCACATCGACGCCATGGCCGACCTGCGCCAGGGCATCCGCCTGCGGGCCTATGCCCAGACCGATCCCATCATCGCCTACAAGAAGGAATCCCTGGATATGTTCGAGGAGATGATCTCCGCCATCCAGTCCGAAACCGTGCGTCGGCTCTACTCCGTGCGCATCAAGAAGGACGAGGAAATCAAACGCGAGCGGGTGGCCAAGGCCACCGGCGAGAGCGTCGGCGGCGACGGCACCGTGAAAAAGCAGCCCCGCCGGGTGCAGAAGATCGGGCGGAACGACCCCTGCCCCTGCGGCTCCGGCAAAAAATATAAGAACTGCTGCGGACGGAACGCGTAA
- a CDS encoding helix-turn-helix domain-containing protein, with protein sequence MQKKICYKKLFKLMIDRDLKGHDLREKAGISQSTYFKLQHDQPVSTQMLVRICCALDCQLWDIADLVDKTDDV encoded by the coding sequence ATGCAAAAGAAGATCTGCTACAAAAAGCTCTTTAAGCTGATGATCGACCGGGACCTGAAGGGCCACGACCTGCGGGAGAAGGCGGGCATCAGCCAGTCCACCTACTTCAAGCTCCAGCACGACCAGCCGGTATCTACCCAAATGCTGGTGCGCATCTGCTGCGCGCTGGACTGTCAGCTCTGGGACATTGCGGACCTGGTGGATAAAACGGACGATGTATAA
- a CDS encoding DUF1538 domain-containing protein encodes MEKTRTLLTEKIRESLVSVLPIIIIVTLLCLFLVPMQPTLLLTFLIGALMIVVGMGLFSLGAERSMTIIGNKIGTALTKTNKLPVILLVAFALGVAVTVAEPDLQVLADTVPNIDKSVLLAAVGIGVGFFMAVCVVRILYGINLRWVLLGCYIAVFALATFTDREFLCIAFDSGGVTTGPMTVPFILALGVGISHVRSDRKAEADSFGLVALCSIGPILSVLLLGFFSSGSGEAAAITPVHFDSTTGIGTAFMQELPVYMKEMAIAMLPIVGIFLLFQLFVFRMNTRSFGKIFVGIVYTYVGLVLFLTGVNVGFSNLGAELGAALVSSSLEWLLIPLAALLGWFIISAEPAVAVLEKQIEEVSAGAIPGKAIKVSLSVAIALAMGLAMLRVVTGVSLLWFLVPGYTIALGLSFFVPDIYTAIAFDSGGVASGPMTATFMLQFMMGVSIALGGNVLTDAFGIVAMVAMMPLLSIQVVGFYYQRKARKVTRELESYGDCDIIELWEEPA; translated from the coding sequence ATGGAAAAAACCCGCACCCTCCTTACGGAGAAAATAAGGGAGTCTCTGGTGTCGGTGCTGCCCATTATCATCATCGTGACGCTGCTGTGCCTGTTTTTGGTGCCCATGCAGCCCACGCTGCTGCTGACCTTCCTCATCGGCGCGCTGATGATCGTGGTGGGTATGGGCCTTTTCTCCCTGGGCGCGGAGCGGTCCATGACCATTATCGGAAACAAGATCGGTACGGCCCTGACCAAGACCAATAAGCTGCCGGTCATCCTGCTGGTGGCCTTTGCTCTGGGGGTGGCGGTGACGGTGGCGGAGCCGGACCTGCAGGTTCTGGCGGACACCGTGCCCAACATCGACAAGTCCGTTCTCCTGGCGGCGGTGGGCATCGGCGTGGGTTTTTTCATGGCGGTGTGCGTGGTGCGTATCCTCTACGGCATCAACCTGCGGTGGGTGCTGCTGGGGTGTTACATAGCCGTGTTTGCCCTGGCGACCTTTACGGACAGGGAATTCCTGTGCATTGCCTTTGACTCCGGCGGTGTGACCACGGGGCCCATGACGGTGCCGTTCATCCTGGCCCTGGGCGTAGGTATCTCCCATGTGCGAAGCGACCGTAAGGCGGAGGCCGACAGCTTCGGCCTGGTGGCCCTGTGCTCTATCGGGCCCATCCTCTCCGTGCTGCTGCTGGGCTTTTTCAGCAGCGGCAGCGGCGAGGCGGCGGCCATTACGCCGGTGCATTTTGACAGCACCACCGGCATCGGCACGGCCTTTATGCAGGAGCTGCCGGTGTATATGAAGGAGATGGCCATAGCCATGCTGCCCATTGTGGGCATCTTCCTGCTGTTCCAGCTGTTTGTGTTCCGCATGAATACGCGCAGCTTCGGCAAAATTTTCGTGGGTATCGTGTATACCTATGTGGGGCTGGTGCTGTTCCTTACGGGCGTGAATGTGGGCTTTTCCAACCTGGGTGCGGAGCTGGGCGCGGCACTGGTCAGCAGCTCTCTGGAGTGGCTGCTGATTCCCTTGGCGGCGCTGCTGGGCTGGTTCATCATCTCGGCAGAGCCTGCGGTGGCGGTGCTGGAAAAGCAGATCGAGGAGGTCAGCGCCGGCGCTATCCCCGGCAAGGCAATCAAGGTGAGCCTGTCGGTGGCCATTGCCCTGGCTATGGGCCTGGCCATGCTGCGGGTGGTGACGGGCGTCTCGCTGCTGTGGTTCCTGGTGCCGGGCTATACCATCGCCCTGGGCCTGTCGTTCTTCGTGCCGGATATTTACACGGCCATCGCCTTTGACTCCGGCGGCGTGGCCTCCGGCCCCATGACGGCGACCTTTATGCTGCAATTTATGATGGGCGTGAGCATCGCCCTGGGCGGCAATGTGCTCACCGATGCCTTCGGCATTGTGGCAATGGTGGCAATGATGCCGCTGCTGTCCATTCAGGTGGTGGGCTTTTACTACCAGCGCAAGGCCCGGAAGGTCACCCGGGAGCTGGAGAGCTATGGTGACTGCGATATTATTGAGCTGTGGGAGGAACCGGCATGA
- a CDS encoding P-II family nitrogen regulator — protein sequence MNYVISIVTPEALPRLEELTEELALPLNVTLLGYGTAIQSMLDFLGIESNEKRVMLSAATEEKTKAFIEGQRERLHLGVPGHGIVIAVPMKSVGGGKTMEFLKGAEVGSGKYKPELNFAYELIVVIASQGQSDLVMDAARAAGARGGTVLHGKGTGDEQVKKFYNITIAQEKEVVLIVARAEQKAEIMRSILEKAGPDSPAQSIAFSLPTTEVAGFGFRRETGD from the coding sequence ATGAATTATGTAATTTCCATCGTTACGCCGGAGGCGCTGCCCCGGCTGGAGGAGCTGACGGAGGAGCTGGCGTTGCCGCTGAATGTCACGCTCCTGGGATATGGCACGGCCATCCAGAGTATGCTGGACTTCCTGGGCATTGAGTCCAACGAAAAGCGGGTGATGCTCTCGGCGGCCACAGAGGAAAAAACCAAGGCCTTTATTGAGGGCCAGCGGGAGCGCCTGCACCTGGGCGTGCCCGGCCACGGCATTGTCATTGCCGTACCCATGAAAAGCGTAGGAGGAGGTAAAACCATGGAATTTTTGAAAGGCGCGGAGGTCGGCTCGGGGAAATATAAGCCGGAGCTGAATTTTGCCTATGAGCTGATCGTGGTCATCGCCAGCCAGGGCCAGAGCGACCTGGTTATGGACGCAGCCCGGGCCGCCGGAGCCCGGGGCGGCACGGTGCTCCACGGAAAGGGCACCGGCGATGAGCAGGTGAAGAAGTTTTATAACATCACCATCGCCCAGGAGAAGGAAGTGGTGCTTATCGTGGCCCGGGCGGAGCAGAAGGCGGAGATCATGCGCTCCATTCTGGAAAAGGCCGGACCCGATTCCCCGGCCCAGTCCATTGCCTTTTCCCTGCCCACCACGGAGGTGGCCGGCTTCGGCTTCCGCCGGGAGACGGGGGACTGA
- a CDS encoding DUF3021 domain-containing protein encodes MKKKLIGRGVIGFPVGIAIGYVITVIISICIGDGFFHPVNPELVNKMGSELNAILIQTGLSGIMGTGFAMASVIWEIDSWSLAKQSGVYFAIACVIMFPISYFANWMPHSTGGILSYVGIFVAIFLAAWVTQYSVWKRKIKKMNEGIKDNNDMN; translated from the coding sequence ATGAAGAAAAAACTGATTGGACGAGGTGTAATTGGTTTCCCTGTTGGCATTGCAATCGGATATGTCATTACGGTGATTATCTCAATCTGCATTGGGGATGGTTTCTTCCACCCGGTCAATCCAGAGCTTGTGAATAAAATGGGGAGCGAATTAAATGCGATTCTCATTCAAACCGGCCTGAGCGGAATAATGGGCACAGGCTTTGCAATGGCTTCGGTTATTTGGGAGATCGATTCGTGGAGTCTTGCAAAGCAAAGCGGGGTTTATTTTGCAATTGCTTGCGTGATTATGTTCCCCATCTCTTATTTTGCCAACTGGATGCCCCATTCGACCGGTGGAATTCTGTCTTATGTAGGTATATTCGTAGCGATCTTCCTCGCTGCTTGGGTAACTCAGTATTCTGTGTGGAAAAGGAAGATCAAAAAAATGAACGAAGGCATTAAAGATAATAACGATATGAATTGA
- a CDS encoding LytTR family DNA-binding domain-containing protein, protein MQIEIKIDEKCKEPKIIVITDKMTDEVNAIIKRLSDEQPQVIAGFREDVVEVLEASEIYRVFAESGKVFAETNHGEYALRLRLYEAEQRLDSKTFVRISNSDIINLRKVKSFDLSFVGTICITLSNGTVTYVSRRSVAKIKQLLGM, encoded by the coding sequence ATGCAAATTGAAATCAAGATAGACGAAAAATGCAAAGAGCCAAAAATCATCGTGATAACGGACAAAATGACCGATGAAGTCAATGCAATCATAAAAAGACTATCAGACGAGCAACCGCAGGTCATTGCCGGATTCAGGGAGGATGTGGTCGAGGTTCTGGAAGCGTCTGAAATCTACCGCGTTTTTGCCGAATCAGGTAAGGTGTTTGCCGAGACGAATCACGGCGAGTATGCGCTCCGCCTGAGGCTATACGAGGCGGAACAACGGCTTGACAGCAAGACTTTTGTCCGAATATCAAACTCGGATATTATCAATCTGAGAAAGGTCAAGAGCTTTGATTTGAGCTTTGTCGGGACAATTTGCATCACGCTTTCAAACGGTACGGTTACTTATGTTTCACGGCGATCCGTCGCCAAAATCAAACAACTGTTAGGAATGTGA
- a CDS encoding helix-turn-helix domain-containing protein → MTEKELLTARQSIVQKLTQARLEKGLSQEQLAKRIGTQRSNICRIEKGTQNLSLDLMLKIAEALDKDVSVMLEERSSTMEKVYSLRLYDETLLTFTLEERGLEGLQATILHTETAKQKLFPLDLELTNEGVVKWLERRVIPKNRQFVDEILKTLRLSVNNTKGIIDVCMGLSLNDSYWVVPTDFDGKYADYNLYKNRFSEALSLVAYTGVGGSREAFSTSPELTTNGMLRKAWRFVEGDGIYLYKGGTEGAANTGNEPYSEYYACQIADKMGIGCVQYDLETWKGILASKCRLFTDIDTSFVPIGRILRKTTLKACLDYYKTLGDEFYEQLCSMLVFDALIYNEDRHFGNFGLLRNNHTGEIIAPAPIFDNGLSLFNYAMPDDFKNLRAYAKTRSNPYRISYEDVCKEVMGAKQKAQLRRMVDFKFTRHPSLNLPEQRLTAIEKQLVERTRELLSIPVQRSTKRKNEPER, encoded by the coding sequence ATGACCGAAAAGGAACTATTGACAGCAAGGCAGAGCATCGTGCAGAAGCTGACGCAGGCAAGACTGGAAAAAGGATTGTCGCAGGAGCAACTTGCAAAGCGCATCGGAACCCAGCGTTCCAACATCTGCCGCATTGAAAAAGGAACGCAAAACCTCTCCCTTGACCTGATGCTCAAGATCGCAGAGGCACTTGACAAGGATGTGTCCGTAATGCTTGAGGAAAGGAGCAGCACAATGGAAAAAGTATATAGCCTGCGCCTTTATGATGAAACACTGCTGACCTTCACGCTGGAGGAAAGAGGCTTGGAAGGCTTGCAGGCGACAATTCTTCACACCGAAACGGCAAAGCAAAAGCTGTTTCCCCTCGACTTGGAGCTGACAAACGAGGGCGTTGTGAAGTGGCTGGAACGGCGGGTGATTCCGAAGAACCGGCAGTTTGTAGACGAGATCTTAAAGACGCTGAGGCTGAGTGTCAACAACACGAAGGGCATCATTGATGTCTGTATGGGGCTGTCCCTCAACGACAGCTATTGGGTCGTCCCCACCGACTTTGACGGCAAGTATGCCGATTATAACCTCTATAAAAACCGCTTCTCCGAAGCGCTGTCGCTGGTGGCTTATACCGGCGTGGGCGGCAGTCGGGAGGCATTCTCCACCTCGCCGGAGCTGACGACCAACGGTATGCTGCGGAAGGCTTGGAGGTTCGTGGAGGGTGACGGCATCTATCTGTATAAGGGCGGCACGGAGGGCGCTGCGAACACCGGAAACGAGCCGTACAGCGAGTATTATGCCTGTCAGATCGCAGACAAAATGGGCATCGGCTGCGTACAGTACGACTTGGAAACCTGGAAAGGTATCCTTGCTTCCAAGTGTCGGCTGTTCACAGATATTGATACCTCTTTCGTCCCTATCGGGCGTATTCTCCGCAAGACGACGCTGAAAGCCTGCCTGGATTATTACAAGACCTTGGGCGACGAGTTCTACGAGCAGCTTTGCAGTATGCTGGTTTTCGACGCCCTGATTTACAACGAGGACAGACACTTCGGCAACTTTGGCTTGCTGCGGAACAATCACACGGGCGAAATTATCGCCCCTGCACCGATCTTCGATAACGGCTTGTCGCTGTTCAACTATGCAATGCCGGATGATTTCAAGAACCTGCGTGCGTATGCAAAGACCCGTTCCAATCCCTACCGCATTTCCTATGAGGATGTGTGTAAAGAGGTAATGGGTGCAAAGCAGAAAGCGCAGCTGCGGCGAATGGTGGACTTCAAGTTCACCCGTCATCCGTCCCTCAATTTGCCGGAGCAGCGGCTGACAGCCATTGAAAAGCAGCTGGTCGAGCGCACAAGAGAGCTGCTCTCCATTCCGGTTCAGAGAAGTACAAAGCGCAAAAACGAGCCGGAAAGATGA
- the rpsI gene encoding 30S ribosomal protein S9, whose product MYQSKNPYKYGTGRRKSSVARVHLFENGTGAITINGRDIDDYFGLETLKMVVRQPLNTTSTLGKVDIVATVEGGGVSGQAGALRHGISRALLQVNPDFRPILKKAGFLTRDPRMKERKKYGLKAARRAPQFSKR is encoded by the coding sequence ATGTATCAGTCCAAGAATCCCTATAAGTACGGTACTGGCCGTCGTAAGTCCTCCGTGGCCCGCGTCCACCTGTTTGAGAACGGCACCGGCGCCATCACCATCAATGGCCGCGATATCGACGATTATTTCGGCCTGGAGACCCTGAAGATGGTCGTTCGTCAGCCCCTGAATACCACCTCCACCCTGGGCAAGGTGGACATCGTTGCCACCGTCGAGGGCGGCGGCGTGTCCGGCCAGGCCGGCGCTCTGCGTCACGGCATCTCCCGGGCTCTGCTGCAGGTGAATCCCGACTTCCGTCCCATTCTGAAGAAGGCCGGCTTCCTGACCCGCGATCCTCGCATGAAGGAGCGTAAGAAGTACGGCCTCAAGGCCGCCCGTCGCGCGCCTCAGTTCAGCAAGCGCTGA